DNA sequence from the Devosia lacusdianchii genome:
ATAGCCGTAGCCAGAACCGCAATCCCCAATACCATTCGCCCAGATCGGCTCCCAGCGTCTCCAGCGACAGGCTGGGAATGGTGCCCGCGATATAGGTCCAGGCCTTGGGCAGACCTTGCATCAACCCGGAAAGGTTGAAATCGCTGACCGAGACCGAAGCAACCAGTGCCGCGAGGAACAGCACGCCATAGAGCATCGTCCACGCGTGCCGCACGCGCTTGGCATGCTGGTAGCGCGCCTCGAACGACGTCAGGCGGTCATGCCGCGTTGTACTGCTGCGCTGTGGCTGGTCGAGCGTTGTCATCGAAGCACTCCTCGCAAAAGGCGATGGACACGCGAGCCGGCGGCCTGCGTGTCCATCAAGGTCAATCAGTTGGCCGCGTTGCGACGACGGTCTTCGGCATTGTGTTCGGTGATGGCGATCACATCGAGATAGTCTTCGTGCTTGGCCTCGACATAGCCGCTCGACTCGCCGCGGGTATAGGCGGCAAAGCCTTCCGGATCCTTGGTCGGGAACGCCATCAGCGCGGTCTTGAATTCATCCTGCAGTTCCTGCGGTAGACCCGTCAGGATCATGACAGGTGTGTTCGGGATGACGGGCGAGGTCCAGATGATGCGCACCGCGCCCTTTTCGATCAGGCCCTTCTTTTCCATGGTCTGGATATTGCCGGCGGTCTCGTTGCGCCAATGGGTGGCCACCGCTTCGAACGTGCCGTTGACGAGGCCGATTACGCTCTGCTCATGGCCGCCGGAAAACGCCACGTCGCTGAAATACTCGTCGGCATTGGTGCCCAGCTCGGTCGAGAGGTAGTAGGACGGAACGGCATAGCCCGAGGTCGAGTTCGGGTCGGCAAAGGCGAAGGACTGGCCCTTGATGTCTTCCAGCGACTGGTAGCGGCTGTCAGCGCGCACGGCGATCACCGAATAGTAACCGCGATTGCCGTCGCCATCGAGGGTGATGGCAACCGGAGCGATGGCCTCGCCCATGATCTTGCGCGCCAGGGCGTAGGCAGCCGGGCCGACCGAAGCGATCTGCACGTGGCCCGAGCGCATCGCTTCGATCACCGCGGCATAGTCGGTGCCGCGCACGATCTTGACCGGCACGCCCAGCTCGCGGCTGAGGTAGTCGGCATAGGGCTCGTTGCGGGCAATGGCGTCGGTCTCGTTCTCGCCCGACGAAATGCCGATGGTGAGTTCGGGATACTGCTCCCGCCAGTCCTGGGCGAGGGCAGGGACGATGAGGGCGACCGAAATCAGTACGGCCGCAGCGCTGCGGCGCACGAAAGTGAACATTGGTTTGCTCCAGGTTGTCGGTAAGAGGGGCGGCGGCGCTACTGCGCCTCGGCCATTTCTCGTTGCATGGCGGCGCTGGCCGACATGTGAGCGGCCATGGTCGACGTCAGACTTTCATCCACGGCGTTTTCAGTATCGCCGCCATAGATTTCGTGGATCACCCGCGATGTCAGTTGGGCGGGCGATCCGTCGAAAACCACGTGCCCATGCGCCATCCCAACGATGCGGTCGCAATAGGCGCGGGCGGCGTCGAGCGTATGCAGGTTGCAGATAACAGTGATCTTGTCATGCTTGTTGATGGTCCGCAGCGCATCCATGACCAGCCGCGCATTGCGCGGATCGAGCGATGCGATCGGCTCGTCGGCCAGGATCATGCTGGGATTCTGGATCAGGGCGCGGGCGATGGCCACGCGCTGCTGCTGCCCGCCCGATAGGGTATCGGCGCGCTGCAGTGCCTGCGGCAGCAGGTCGAGCCTGTCCAGCGCCATGGCGGCGAGCGCGCGGTCCTGTACTGAAAAATGCTTGAACATAACAGGCAGCGTCCCGGCAGTACCGATCCGTCCGATCAAGACATTGGTCAACACGTCGAGCCGGTTCACCAGGTTGAACTGCTGGAAGATCATGGCGCAGCGCGCCCGCCAGGCGCGCAATTCGCGCCCGGCCAGTGCCCCCACGTCGGTGTTTTCGAACTGAATTCTGCCCTGGCCCGGCGTGGTCAGCCGGTTGATCAGCCGCAGCAGCGTCGACTTGCCGGCGCCCGATCGTCCGATAATGCCGACCATCTGGCCGCGCTCGAAGCTGAGAGAAACATTGTTGACCGCGATCGTGTCGCCAAACGTCTTGGTGATCTTCTTCAGTTCAAGCATGACCCACCCTGAATGCCCGCTTTGGGCAGTTCGTTTCCGATTGGCCGACGCTAACTCGTCCGCATGACAGCGTTAACTCATTCGAATGACATGCTCGTGACGCAGCAAACTATTGGCCGTAGGCACGCTTCCATCCGAATAGACCACGGCACCCTTGCTCAGCGTTGCCCGCACGTGACCGACGCCGCGATCATCGGCGATGATCAGGTCGGCGCGCAGACCCCCGCGGATCTCACCGCGATCTTCGAGCCCCAGCGCCTGGGCCGGATTAATAGTCGCGAGCCGTGCTGCCCCCGGCAGGCCCTCAGGATCGCTCTTGGCCAATACCAGCACGGCCGGCAACATGGCCGAGGGGTGATAGTCGGCAGCCAACAGGTCGAGCAGGCCTTCGGCATGCGCATCGCGCGCCGATAGGTTGCCGGAATAGGACGTACCGCGCAGCGCATTAGGGGCGCCCATGGCATTGGCCAGGCCGCGCGCCTTGGCCTCCCGGGCCGCTTCCAGCGTCACCGGGAATTCGCTGATGGCGGCGCCCAGGTTCTGCATCTGCGCGACCTTTTCCACCGTGTCGTCGTCATGGCTGGCGAGCGGCACGCCGTGCAGGGCGCAGTACTGAGCAATCGCCCG
Encoded proteins:
- the phnD gene encoding phosphonate ABC transporter substrate-binding protein, which produces MFTFVRRSAAAVLISVALIVPALAQDWREQYPELTIGISSGENETDAIARNEPYADYLSRELGVPVKIVRGTDYAAVIEAMRSGHVQIASVGPAAYALARKIMGEAIAPVAITLDGDGNRGYYSVIAVRADSRYQSLEDIKGQSFAFADPNSTSGYAVPSYYLSTELGTNADEYFSDVAFSGGHEQSVIGLVNGTFEAVATHWRNETAGNIQTMEKKGLIEKGAVRIIWTSPVIPNTPVMILTGLPQELQDEFKTALMAFPTKDPEGFAAYTRGESSGYVEAKHEDYLDVIAITEHNAEDRRRNAAN
- the phnC gene encoding phosphonate ABC transporter ATP-binding protein; this encodes MLELKKITKTFGDTIAVNNVSLSFERGQMVGIIGRSGAGKSTLLRLINRLTTPGQGRIQFENTDVGALAGRELRAWRARCAMIFQQFNLVNRLDVLTNVLIGRIGTAGTLPVMFKHFSVQDRALAAMALDRLDLLPQALQRADTLSGGQQQRVAIARALIQNPSMILADEPIASLDPRNARLVMDALRTINKHDKITVICNLHTLDAARAYCDRIVGMAHGHVVFDGSPAQLTSRVIHEIYGGDTENAVDESLTSTMAAHMSASAAMQREMAEAQ